The nucleotide window GCAGCTCCTTGATGTCCTTCTGCGTGAACCCCTCCACGGACTCGCCGTTGTAGAGCTTCAGCTTCTTGATGAGGCTGAGGCCCGCCTTCTTGGACGGCTCCAGCCGGGTGAGGATGGCGAACATCGAGGCGATGCGGAGGGTGTGCGGTGCGATGTGGATGCCCTTCAGCCCCGAGTCGGCCAGCAGCTTCTCGTAGATGCGGACCTCGTCGTTGACCTTCAGGTTGTACGGCACACGCACGAGGATCATGCGGTCCTTCAGCGCTTCGTTCTTCTTATTGCTTACAAACGCGTTGAACTCATTCTCGTTGGTATGGCTGATGATGACCTCGTCTGCGTAGATCATGGCGAAGCGGCCGGTCTTGATGGACTGCTCCTGGCTGAGGGTGAGCAGGCCGTAGAGGAACTTCTCGTCGCACTTCAGCATCTCGATGAACTCCATGAGGCCGCGGTTGGCCACGTTCAGCTCGCCGTCGAACCGGTAGGCCCTGGGGTCCGACTCGGTGCCGTACTGCCCGATGGTGCTCAGGTCCACCGAGCCCGTCAGCTCGGAGATGTCCTGGCTCTTGGGGTCCGACGGGGTGAACGTGCCGATGCCCACCCGGTTCTTCTCCGAGAAGGCGATGCGCTGCACGATCACGTCCTCGATCCGGCCGTCGTACTTGTCCTTGAGCATCTGCCGGCAGGCGGGGCACAGGTCGCCCTCGATGTAGATGCCGTACTCCTTCCGTATCTCCTCCCGCAGTTCCTCGGGGATCAGGTGGAGCGGCTCCTCGTGCATCGGGCAGCCCTTGATGGCGTAGATCGCCCCCGCCTCCGTGCGCGACCAGCGCTCCAGCCCGCGCTTGAGGAGCGAGACGATGGTCGACTTGCCGCCGCCCACCGGCCCCATCAGGAGCAGGATCCGCTTGCGCACCTCCAGCCGCTTGGCCGCGGAGCTGAAGTACTCCACCAGTTGCTCCAGCGGCTTCTCCAGCCCGAAGATCTCGCCGGTAAAGAACTTGAAAAGTTTCTGGCCGTCCGGCCCCTTCTCGACGCCGGCGTTCATGATCATGTTGTAAACCCGCGCGTGCGCCAGGTCGGCCACTGCGGGGTTGCGCTTCACAATCTCGAAGTAGTCCAGGAAGGTGCCTTCCCAGGCCAGACGCTGTTCCTCCGCCCGGTGCTGCTCCAGTCGCTCCTTCAGGTCCACGGGTACCCTCCTCTCCCACACGCCCGCACCCTGTCAGCGGTTGGATTAAAGTATATGAGCGAGGGCAGCCCCGGTGTCACGAAAAAGGAGGGGGCCAGGCCCCCTCCCTCGCTATTCCGCCACCAGCCCGGCCACGCTCTCCAGCACGTAGTCCGGCTTCCACGGCGAGTGCTCCACCTGCTCCCGCCGGGTGACGCCCGTCAGCACCAGCGCCGTCGCCATGCCGGCCTCCCGTCCCATGCGCATGTCAGTCTCCAGCCGGTCGCCGACCATGATGCACTCGTCGGGGGTGAGCCCCAGCAGGTCCATGGCCTCCTGCACCGTGATGGGCGACGGCTTGCCGGTGATCAGCTCCACCTTCTTGCCGGTGACGCCCTCCACCGCGCCGATCATCCCGCCCACGTCGGCCACCTCACCGCCCGGCACCGGGCAGGTGCGGTCGGGGTGCGTGGCGATGAACCGTGCGCCGTTGCGGATGGCCTGCAGGGCGTCGTTCAGCTTCTTGTAGGTGAACTGCCGGTCCCACGAGACCACCACGTACTCGCAGGCCAGCGGGTCCGCCACCAGCTTGATGCCCCGCTTCCGCAGCTCCTCCGCCAGGGGCTCCTCGCCGATCAGGTAAACCCTGGCCCCCGGTGCGTGGCGGCTCAGGTAGCGGGCCATGATGATCGAGGAGTTGAGCACCTCCTCCACCGCCGCCTGGATGCCCAGGCGGTTCAGCTTGGCCGCGTAGCTGGCCGCCGGCTCGATGGGCTTGTTGGAGAGGAACGCCACCCTGGCCCCCCGCCGGCGCAGCTCCGCCAGCGTCTCGGGTGCGCCGGGGATGGCGTGGTCGCCGAGGTAGATGGTGCCGTCCAGGTCGAAGACGTAGCCCTTGTACTGCTTCAAATGACGCAACCCCCTGTGAGCTTTGCGCTTTGCACAGGTTCGCTAAGGCCGGATGAACTCCTGCGCCATAGGATACACAGAACAATCGAACCGGGGGGGAGCGTCTTGCCAATCGCCGTAGCCGGAGCGGGCTATGTGGGCCTGACCACTGCAGCCTGCCTTTGCGAACTGGGCCACCAGGTCACGCTCCTGGAAATCGACGTCGAACGAGTGGCCAGACTGAAGCGAGGCGAGAGCCCCATCTTCGAACCCGGGCTGGACGCCCTGCTCCAGCGACACCTGGGGCGGGCCCTCAAGGTGACCACCGACCTGAGCGAGGCGCTGGACGGCGCCGAGGTGCTGATCGCCTGCGTGGGCACCCCGCCCACCGCCTCCGGCGCCCCGAACCTCTCGGCCCTCTGGCGCCTGCTCGGAGATCTGCGCCGGCAGAGACGGTCGGGCGAACTGACCGTCGTCGTCAAGTCCACCGTGCCCCCTGGGACGAACCGCCGGGCCCAGCAGCGGCTGGGTGCCGGCTTCGCCGTGGTATCGAACCCCGAGTTTCTGCGGGAGGGAACCGCCATCCACGACTTCTTCCACCCCGACCGCATCGTCGTCGGCGCCGCGCAGCCCGCCGCCGCCCGGCAGGTGGCGGCGCTCTACCGGGGCATCGACGCGCCGGTGGTGGTCACGGGATGGGAGGAGGCGGAACTGATCAAGTATGCCAGCAACGCCTTCCTGGCCGTCAAGCTCTCGTTCACCAACGAGGTGGCGGCCGTGGCCGACAGCCTGGGCGCCGACGGCCTGACCGTGCTCAGGGGCGTGGGGCTGGACCGCCGCATCGGCCCGCACTTCCTGGCGCCCGGTCCCGGGTACGGCGGCTCCTGCCTGCCCAAGGACCTGGCCGCGCTGCGCTGGACCGCACGGCGGCGGCGGGTCCGCCTCGACCTCCTCCCCGCTGCCGAGCGGGCCAACCGGCGCCAGCGGCAGCGGGTGCTGGCGAAGCTGGGACCCGTGGCGGGGAAGCGCATCGCCGTCTGGGGCCTCGCCTTCAAGGCGGGCACCGACGACGTGCGGGAGTCGCCGGCCCTGGAGATCATCCCGGCGCTGCTGGCGCATGGGGCCCGGGTGGTCGCCCACGACCCCGAGGCCCGCCGCACCTTCGCAGCGGCCCTGACGGGCACGGGCGTGCAGCGGGAAGGCAGCGCCCCTGCCAGCACGGGGGTGCCGGCGCCTGGCGCCGGCCTGCCGGACGGGCTCACGTTGGTTGACGACATGTGGGAGGCGGCCAGGGGAGCCGACGCGCTGCTGGTGCTGACGGAGTGGCCGGAGTACGCCGCCGCCCCGCCGGAGGCGATCCGCACCGCCCTCGCAGGCGACCTCGTCGTGGACGCCCGGAACCTCTTCGACCCCGAGGTGATGGCGACAGCCGGCCTGCGCTACCGGGGCGTCGGGCGGGACCGGGGGTTCCACCCTCCCGCCTAGCCGGGTGGGCCCTGGTCACCCCAGCGCCACCAGACCATGCTGCCGGTCAGCCGACGCGGGCGGCACCCCGGCGCCACCGGGTTCTGCGGCTGGCCGGCTGATGCCACAAGAGAACCCCGAGGGCTGAACCCCTCGGGGTTTTGCTTATACATCATTACACTTACCTGCCTGACATCGCCGGAACCGCTGCCCGAGCCGCCGTCCTAGGCGTCGGAGTCACCGCCCGATCCGTCGGCCTCCTCGTCGCCGGAGCCGCCATCCGAGCCATCAGCCTCGGCGTCGGCGTCGTCACCCGAGCCGTCGCCCTCGGCGTCAGCGTCGTCGCCCGAGCCGTCACCCTCGGCGTCGGCGTCGTCACCCGAGCCGTCGCCCTCGGCGTCAGCGTCGTCGCCCGACCCTTCGCCCTCGGCGTCAGCGTCGTCGCCTGATCCCTCGCCCTCGGCGTCAGCGTCGTCGCCCGAGCCGTCGCCCTCGGCATCGGCCTCGTCGCCCGAGCCGTCGCCCTCGGCGTCGGCCTCGTCGCCCGAGCCGTCGCCCTCGGCGTCGGCCTCGCCGCCCGAGTCGTCGCCCTCAGCGTCGGCGTCGTCGCCCGAGCCGTCGGCCTCGGCGTCAGCATCGTCGCCCGAGCCGTCGCCCTCGGCGTCGGCGTCATAGCCCGAACCGTCCTCCTCGTCGCCGGAACCGCCGCCCGAACCATCCTCCTCATCGCCGTAGGAGCCGCTGCCCGAACCGTCCTCCTCGTCGCCGTAGGAGCCGCTGCCCGAACCGTCCTCCTCGTCGCCGTAGGAGCCGCTGCCCGAACCGTCACCCGAACCGCCCGAGCCGTCGCCCGAGCCGGCGTCCTCGTCACCCTCGCCATCACCGGTGGCCTGCAGCAGGTGAGCCCGGACCGGCTCCTCAGCATAGAGTGAATCCATATCCAGCTTCTCTTCCTCGACCACTTCCAGCAGGCGATCAGCCAGGTTCTCGAACTGCGTCATGCTCCCATCCCTCCGAGGTGGTTGTGCGGTCCCTGCTGCGACCTGACGTTCCATCCTATGCCCGCCCGGCGTATTCCGTCACCTGGGCCGGGCCTGGAGGGGGCAGAAGTTTCGTGCACTTGTGTGAACTCGACCTGGGGCCAGACCCGTGGCCGAGGCTGGCCGAGGGCAGCGTGACCGGCCAGCTCAGCTGGGACCGGGGGCCCGCCCTGCCTGTCTCCGTGCGCATCCGGGGGGCGCACTCCCGGAAGTTCCCCAAGCGGTCGTTGCAGGTGACCCTGCGGGGTGCGCGCCTGCCCGACGAGCCGCCTGCCGGCCACGCCGTCCGCCGCATCCACCTGAACGCGGACTTCGTCGACCCCACCCTGCTCCGTTCGGCGCTCTGCTACACGCTCTTCCCCGCCCTGGGCGTGGACGCGCCCCGGTGGCGCCACGTACACCTGATCGTCAGCGGCGAGCCGGCCGGGCTGTACGTGGCCCTGGAGTCAGTGGACGAGGACTTCTGCCGGCGCCGGGGCTGGACCCCGGGCCCCATCTTCTACGCCGTGAACCGCAACGCCAACCTGGGACTGATCAGCCCCTTCACCCGCACCCTGAAGGAACCCCTGGAGAAGGGGTATTTCGCGCTGGGCGGAGCCGATCCGGGCCCGATCCGAGAGATGCTGATGGCCATCAACCTGTCCCCGGCCGAGGACGTGCCGGAGGTCGCCGCCCGCTGGTTCGACCTGGAGCGCTATATCCACTGGGTGATCGGGGCGGTCTTCGTCGGGAACCGGGACGGGTTCATGCACAACTACGCCCTGTACCTGGAGCCGAACCAGCGCCGCTTCCGCATCATCCCGTGGGACTACGACGCCACCTGGGGCATCGACATCCACGGCCGCCCCGCCCGCCTGGACCGGGTGCCGGTGACGGGCTGGAACAAGCTCTCCCACCGCCTCTTCACCCACCCGCACGGGCGGGAGCGCTTCCGCCGCGCCTTCCGGACCGCCCTCGGCGGTCCGCTGGCCCCCGACACCGTGCTCCCGCTGATCGACCGGCTCAGCCAGCAGCTGGAGCGCTGGCTGGAGCGAGACCCCTACCTTGCGCAGGCCGACTTCCCCGCGGAGGTAGAGCGCCTGCGCCGCTGGGCGGTGGACCGCCGGGAGCTGCTGCTGCGAGAGCTGGATGCGCTGTAGGGCGGGTGAACGGCGCGAATCACCACACCCAGCACAAACGCCCCCCGAGTCGGGGGGCGAGTGTGCGGCTATTGCACGATCGAGACCCGGGCCAGGCCCGAGTACCGCTGGAACCGGGAGACGGCCGTCCGGCGGGGCTCGGGGGCGGAGTGCTGGCGCACGCCGTTCAGCGTGGCCACATGCTCTTCGGGCTGCGGCTCCACTTCCGCCTCCGCCTCAGCCGCAACCTCGTCCGGTTCCACGATCGCCTCGTGCTCCGCCACCACCTCGGGAGCGAACGCGCCGGCCGGCTCGCTCACGCTCGCCGAGGAATCGCTGAAGTCCGAGCTCACGGAGCTGTCGAGGTCCTCGACCTCGCCGTCGGTCAGCAGGTCGTAAGCCTTCACCCAGAGGCGGGCCCGGCCGACGGCCTCCAGGGCGATGCGGGACTCCAGGGTCACCTGGATCAGCCCGTCCCGCACCTCGGCCTCGACGCAGCGAACGCCGCCGACCAGCTTGCAGGTGGTCTCCACATCGCCGACGACCTGGGCGATCAGCGGCACGTTGGCCGGTTCGGCGTGTGTACAGGTGAGACGCTCCACCCGGGTACGGTCGGCGGTGCCGCACCACACCTCACAAACGGCGGTCAGGTGGACCTCGGGCCCCTCGGCGCCGGGCTCCACCGTGACGGCCGTGCTGCTCACGTGAACCCCGAGCACGCAGTCCGCATCCTCGGCGGGAGCGGAGCGCGACCAGACAACCCGGCGGTCGCATCGTCCCACGACGGCACGGGTCACGATCTCCTGCAACCGTATGCTGGACAAGGGTCATCCTCCTCGGGTTATGTTCTCGTATCAGGCTATGCCACCCGGAGACCGTCTGCTCATGGCGGGGGCGGGGCGCTTCTCACTCCCGCCCCGCCAGGAGCCACTGATACTGCTGCCAGAGGCCTTCCTCCAGCGGCGTCGAAGGCAGGAAGCCCACCTCCTGCCACAGCCGGGTGGTGTCGGCCCGGGTCTCCCGCATGTCGCCCGGGGCGGGGGGCAGGTACTGCAGCCGGACCGGACGCCCGGTGACGGCTGCGATCAGCCGGATGGCCTTGCGCACCGTCACGGCGGTGCCGCCGCCCACGTTGATGGCCATGCCGACCACGGGGTTGAGGGCCGCCCGTTGCGTCGCCACCACGGCGTCGCCCACGTAGGTGAAGTCGCGCAGCTGCTGGCCGTCGCCGTAGATCTTGATCGGCGCGCCGGTCAGCGCTGCGGTCAGCCAGCGGGAGAACGCCATGTCCGGGCGCTGGCGGGGGCCGTAGACGGTGAAGTACCGCAAGGCCACCCAGGGGATGCCCGCCGTCCGCCCGTACAGGTCGCACAGCCGCTCCGCCGCGAGCTTGGTCAGGCCGTAGGGCGAGACGGGCAGCGTCGGCCCGTCCTCCTTGGCCGGCATGGGCGCCTCGCCGTAGACCGACGAGGTGGAGGCCAGGACGAACTTCTTCAGGCTCCGCCCCCTGGCGGCCTCCAGCAGGCGCTGGGTCGTCTCGATGTTGCCCCGGCTGTAGGCGGGGAACTGATCCCAGCTCTCCCGCACCCCCGGCTGGCCGGCGAGGTGGATCACGTACTCGGCCCCGTCAAGCAGGGGGGCGAGGTCCATCTCCAGCAGGTCGCCCTGCACGTCGGCCCCCGGACGGCGGTCCACCCCCACCACGGTATGGCCGGACGCGCGCAGATGCTCCACCAGGTGCGAACCGATGAACCCCGCCGCCCCGGTCACGAGAAAGCGCGCCATTGCTCACCCCTCCAGTACGGCCAGCTGTTCCCGGGCCACCCGCTCCCAGCTGAACGACTCCTCCGCCATGCGGCGGCCTTCGGCGCCGAGGCGGCGGCGCAGGTCCGGGTCGTCCAGCAGGGCCTGTATGGCCGAGGCGAACCCCTCGGGCCGGTGGCAGGGGCGGACCAGCAAACCGTTCCGCCCCTCCTCCACCACCTCGGCGTTGCCGCCCCGGTCGGTGGTGACGATGGGCAGCCCGCAGGCCATCGCCTCGTAGTGGACCCGCGCCAGCGGCTCCTCCCACTGCGAGGCGCAGACGAAGAGGTCGCCCAGGCGGAAGTAGGCGTCCACCTCGTGGTAGGGAACGTAGCCCACCATCCGCACCCCGTCGCCCAGGCGGGCGGCCTGCTGCCGGACGGCCTGCACGTAGGCGTCCGCGTCGTCCCGGCCGTACCAGCGGGAGCCCACCTGGACCAGCACCGCCTCGGGGTGCGTGAGGAGCACCCGCTCCATCGCCTCCAGGAGCACGTGGATCCCCTTCTTGGCCGAAAGCCGGCCCACCGAGAGCACCACCGGCCGCCCCGCCAGCCCGAGCCGGGCCCGGAGCGCCTCCGACTGCGGCGACGGCCCCGGACGGAAGCGCTCCAGGTCCACCCCCGAGCGGATCGTGCGGAGCTTGCCCGCGTACTCCGGGTAGAGCCGGGCGATGGAGCCCCGGATGAAGTCGCTGATGGTCACCACGGCGTCGACCCTGGCCAGGATGCGCCGGGCCTCGGCCGGGCTCAGGCGGTGGGGGGCGAACATGGCGTTGTGCAGCGAGAGGACCAGCCGGGCACCGGGGGCCGCGCGGGCGATCCGCTCCACGAAGGCGGGGCGGTTGAAGATCTCCACCACGTCCCAGCGCTCGGTGGCCAGGAAGGCGGCCGCCCGGTCCCCGTAGGACTCGGCCCCGCCCTCGGCCGGCAGGCGCACGTGCCGCACGGTGCCGCCGCCCGCCCTGCCCTGCGGCAGGGACGGGCCGGCGAGGGCGACCGCCTCCCGGTCGGGCAGGGCGGGGTCCGTGCGCCCGACCACCGTCACGTCATGCCGGGCGCTGAGAAAGGGCAGCACCCCGTCGATATACGTCTGGATGGCGCCGCCCCGCACCGGCGGCACCGGCAGCTTTTCCGTGCACACCAGCGCGATCCGCATCGCTCAGCCACGCTCCCAGAGGCTGCGGATGTCGCCGGCCACCCGGTCCCATCCGTAGCGCTCCTCCGCCAGCGCCCGCCCGCGGCGGCCCATCTGCACGCGCAGGTCGGCGTCGCCCAGCAGGCGCAGGATCGCCCGGGCGAAGGCCTCGGGGTTTGACGGCTCCTCCACGACGAGGCCGTTGCCCTGCCCCCGCACCACCTCCGGGTTGCCGCCCCGGTCGGTGGTGATGATGGGCAGGCCGGCGGCCATCGCCTCGTAGTGGACCCGCGCCAGCGGCTCCTCCCACTGCGAGGCGCAGACGAAGAGGTCGCCCGCTGCGAACCACTCGTGGACCTTGTCGGCGGGCACGTACCCGGTCGTGTAGACCTTCAGCGGCGCCCGGGCCGCCAGGGCCCGCACGTAGGCCACGTAGTCGCTGATGCGGTCCTCGCCGTACCACTTGCTGCCCACCAGCACCAGGGTCGCCTGCGGATACCGCCGGGCCACGTACCCCATGGCCCGGAGCAGTACGTCGGCCCCCTTCTTGGGCGAGAGCCGCCCCACGTAGAGCACCACGGGTCCGCCGCCGAGGCCGTGCTCCGACCGGATCCGCTGCCGGATCCGGCGCGCCTCCGGGCTCCAGAGGGGCATAAACCGCGCCAGGTCAACCCCGGAGTAGACGGTCTGCAGCTTGGGCTGCGCCTCGGGATAGAGCGCCGCCACGCCGCGGCCGATGAAGTCGCTCACCGTCACGATGCGGTCCACCGCCTCGATCGCGGCCTTCGCCTCGTCGGCGCCGATCTTCTCGGGGCGGAACATCTCGTTGTGCAGGCTGAGGATCAGGCGGCTCCCGGGCAGCGCCTCCTGCACGGGCAGGACCATCTTGGGCCGGTTGAAAATGTGGACCACGTCGAACCGGGTGTTCCAGTCGCGCAGGAGGTCCAGCACCCGCTCCAGGTAGAGCGGGAAGGTGCCGCCGGGCACCCGCCAGTAGGCCACCCCGTCCCGGGTCTCCCGCTGGGGCAGCTCGGGGTCGCTGACGCCGATGACGGCCAGCTGGTGGTGGCGGGCCAGGCGCGGCGCCACCGCGGCGATATAGGTCTGGATCGCGCCGCCCCGCACCGGCGGGACGGGCAGCTTCTCGGTGCAGATCATCAGGCAGCGCACGGCGCCTTCACCTCCTGCGCTTGAGGCCCAGCTCCGCCAGGGCCCGCTGCTTGCGCTCGTCGGTCACCAGCAGCCGCTGGAGGGCGGCGACCATGGTGGCGTCCAGCATCATCCCGGGGTCGAAGAG belongs to Symbiobacterium terraclitae and includes:
- a CDS encoding glycosyltransferase family 4 protein, whose product is MRCLMICTEKLPVPPVRGGAIQTYIAAVAPRLARHHQLAVIGVSDPELPQRETRDGVAYWRVPGGTFPLYLERVLDLLRDWNTRFDVVHIFNRPKMVLPVQEALPGSRLILSLHNEMFRPEKIGADEAKAAIEAVDRIVTVSDFIGRGVAALYPEAQPKLQTVYSGVDLARFMPLWSPEARRIRQRIRSEHGLGGGPVVLYVGRLSPKKGADVLLRAMGYVARRYPQATLVLVGSKWYGEDRISDYVAYVRALAARAPLKVYTTGYVPADKVHEWFAAGDLFVCASQWEEPLARVHYEAMAAGLPIITTDRGGNPEVVRGQGNGLVVEEPSNPEAFARAILRLLGDADLRVQMGRRGRALAEERYGWDRVAGDIRSLWERG
- a CDS encoding HAD-IIA family hydrolase, encoding MKQYKGYVFDLDGTIYLGDHAIPGAPETLAELRRRGARVAFLSNKPIEPAASYAAKLNRLGIQAAVEEVLNSSIIMARYLSRHAPGARVYLIGEEPLAEELRKRGIKLVADPLACEYVVVSWDRQFTYKKLNDALQAIRNGARFIATHPDRTCPVPGGEVADVGGMIGAVEGVTGKKVELITGKPSPITVQEAMDLLGLTPDECIMVGDRLETDMRMGREAGMATALVLTGVTRREQVEHSPWKPDYVLESVAGLVAE
- a CDS encoding outer spore coat protein CotE, producing the protein MSSIRLQEIVTRAVVGRCDRRVVWSRSAPAEDADCVLGVHVSSTAVTVEPGAEGPEVHLTAVCEVWCGTADRTRVERLTCTHAEPANVPLIAQVVGDVETTCKLVGGVRCVEAEVRDGLIQVTLESRIALEAVGRARLWVKAYDLLTDGEVEDLDSSVSSDFSDSSASVSEPAGAFAPEVVAEHEAIVEPDEVAAEAEAEVEPQPEEHVATLNGVRQHSAPEPRRTAVSRFQRYSGLARVSIVQ
- a CDS encoding UDP-glucose dehydrogenase family protein, with amino-acid sequence MPIAVAGAGYVGLTTAACLCELGHQVTLLEIDVERVARLKRGESPIFEPGLDALLQRHLGRALKVTTDLSEALDGAEVLIACVGTPPTASGAPNLSALWRLLGDLRRQRRSGELTVVVKSTVPPGTNRRAQQRLGAGFAVVSNPEFLREGTAIHDFFHPDRIVVGAAQPAAARQVAALYRGIDAPVVVTGWEEAELIKYASNAFLAVKLSFTNEVAAVADSLGADGLTVLRGVGLDRRIGPHFLAPGPGYGGSCLPKDLAALRWTARRRRVRLDLLPAAERANRRQRQRVLAKLGPVAGKRIAVWGLAFKAGTDDVRESPALEIIPALLAHGARVVAHDPEARRTFAAALTGTGVQREGSAPASTGVPAPGAGLPDGLTLVDDMWEAARGADALLVLTEWPEYAAAPPEAIRTALAGDLVVDARNLFDPEVMATAGLRYRGVGRDRGFHPPA
- a CDS encoding PrkA family serine protein kinase, encoding MDLKERLEQHRAEEQRLAWEGTFLDYFEIVKRNPAVADLAHARVYNMIMNAGVEKGPDGQKLFKFFTGEIFGLEKPLEQLVEYFSSAAKRLEVRKRILLLMGPVGGGKSTIVSLLKRGLERWSRTEAGAIYAIKGCPMHEEPLHLIPEELREEIRKEYGIYIEGDLCPACRQMLKDKYDGRIEDVIVQRIAFSEKNRVGIGTFTPSDPKSQDISELTGSVDLSTIGQYGTESDPRAYRFDGELNVANRGLMEFIEMLKCDEKFLYGLLTLSQEQSIKTGRFAMIYADEVIISHTNENEFNAFVSNKKNEALKDRMILVRVPYNLKVNDEVRIYEKLLADSGLKGIHIAPHTLRIASMFAILTRLEPSKKAGLSLIKKLKLYNGESVEGFTQKDIKELQEEAQREGMMGISPRYIINRLSSALVKEGVTCINPLDALRALKDGFEQHTGITREDKENYLNFIYEARKEYDELARNEIQRAFIYAFEETARSVFNNYLDNVEAYVNKQKLIDPITEEEVDPDEKLMRSIEEQIGVTENAKKAFREEIMIRISTLARKGQKFEYTSHERLKEAIEKKLFADMKNVVKITTSTRTPDPEQQKRINEVVQRLIDEHGYCEVCANELIRYVGTLLSR
- a CDS encoding CotH kinase family protein translates to MHLCELDLGPDPWPRLAEGSVTGQLSWDRGPALPVSVRIRGAHSRKFPKRSLQVTLRGARLPDEPPAGHAVRRIHLNADFVDPTLLRSALCYTLFPALGVDAPRWRHVHLIVSGEPAGLYVALESVDEDFCRRRGWTPGPIFYAVNRNANLGLISPFTRTLKEPLEKGYFALGGADPGPIREMLMAINLSPAEDVPEVAARWFDLERYIHWVIGAVFVGNRDGFMHNYALYLEPNQRRFRIIPWDYDATWGIDIHGRPARLDRVPVTGWNKLSHRLFTHPHGRERFRRAFRTALGGPLAPDTVLPLIDRLSQQLERWLERDPYLAQADFPAEVERLRRWAVDRRELLLRELDAL
- a CDS encoding glycosyltransferase family 4 protein yields the protein MRIALVCTEKLPVPPVRGGAIQTYIDGVLPFLSARHDVTVVGRTDPALPDREAVALAGPSLPQGRAGGGTVRHVRLPAEGGAESYGDRAAAFLATERWDVVEIFNRPAFVERIARAAPGARLVLSLHNAMFAPHRLSPAEARRILARVDAVVTISDFIRGSIARLYPEYAGKLRTIRSGVDLERFRPGPSPQSEALRARLGLAGRPVVLSVGRLSAKKGIHVLLEAMERVLLTHPEAVLVQVGSRWYGRDDADAYVQAVRQQAARLGDGVRMVGYVPYHEVDAYFRLGDLFVCASQWEEPLARVHYEAMACGLPIVTTDRGGNAEVVEEGRNGLLVRPCHRPEGFASAIQALLDDPDLRRRLGAEGRRMAEESFSWERVAREQLAVLEG
- a CDS encoding NAD-dependent epimerase/dehydratase family protein, with the translated sequence MARFLVTGAAGFIGSHLVEHLRASGHTVVGVDRRPGADVQGDLLEMDLAPLLDGAEYVIHLAGQPGVRESWDQFPAYSRGNIETTQRLLEAARGRSLKKFVLASTSSVYGEAPMPAKEDGPTLPVSPYGLTKLAAERLCDLYGRTAGIPWVALRYFTVYGPRQRPDMAFSRWLTAALTGAPIKIYGDGQQLRDFTYVGDAVVATQRAALNPVVGMAINVGGGTAVTVRKAIRLIAAVTGRPVRLQYLPPAPGDMRETRADTTRLWQEVGFLPSTPLEEGLWQQYQWLLAGRE